The following are encoded in a window of Desulfocurvus vexinensis DSM 17965 genomic DNA:
- a CDS encoding phage tail protein: MPKSLYQNWQFAIEVNGFDVALFHKGQEPKTEFEEVAFAPAGSMFDQKVAGRVKFEDITLEKGNLQDGSDEAAREWIKKQVDVNAVTGGLPADYMRDIDVVRYDRTGNETRRWTLHGAWVKALEYDELEGGNTENTIEKLTICFQYWT, from the coding sequence ATGCCCAAGAGCCTTTACCAGAACTGGCAGTTCGCCATCGAGGTAAACGGCTTCGACGTGGCTCTGTTCCACAAGGGACAGGAGCCCAAAACCGAATTCGAGGAAGTGGCCTTTGCCCCGGCTGGTTCGATGTTCGACCAGAAGGTGGCGGGGCGGGTCAAGTTCGAGGACATCACCCTCGAGAAAGGCAACCTGCAGGACGGCTCCGACGAAGCGGCCCGCGAATGGATCAAGAAACAGGTGGACGTGAACGCCGTCACCGGCGGCCTTCCGGCCGACTACATGCGCGACATCGACGTTGTCCGCTACGACCGCACCGGCAACGAGACCCGCCGCTGGACCCTGCACGGGGCCTGGGTGAAGGCGCTCGAATACGACGAGCTCGAGGGCGGCAACACCGAGAACACCATCGAGAAGCTCACCATCTGCTTCCAATACTGGACCTAA